Proteins encoded together in one Macadamia integrifolia cultivar HAES 741 chromosome 8, SCU_Mint_v3, whole genome shotgun sequence window:
- the LOC122087696 gene encoding inorganic pyrophosphatase 1-like, producing MAGIVLVFDFDKTIIDCDSDNWVVDELGFTQLFNELLPTMPWNSLIDRMMRELHSQGITIEQIEECLKRAPLHPRIITAIKSAHALGCELRILSDANRFFIETILKHHGLMDYFFEINTNPSFVDEEGRLRITPYHDFTSSPHCCNNDCPPNMCKGLVIERIQASTFAEGKKRFIYLGDGKGDYCPSLKLNEGDRVMPRKNFPLWEMICSNPLLIKAEIHEWSYGEELERVLLHLINMIIIEESSKGQFISGDCKFETIPISTHESFPKALRVPH from the exons ATGGCTGGAATTGTGTTGGTTTTCGACTTTGATAAGACGATTATCGACTGCGATAGCGATAATTGGGTGGTCGACGAATTGGGTTTTACCCAGTTGTTCAATGAGCTTTTGCCTACAATGCCTTGGAACTCTCTAATT GATAGGATGATGAGAGAGCTTCACTCTCAGGGGATTACAATCGAACAGATCGAGGAGTGTTTGAAAAGGGCTCCACTGCATCCCCGGATCATTACCGCCATTAAATCAGCCCATGCTCTTGG GTGTGAGTTGAGGATTCTGAGCGATGCGAATCGATTCTTTATTGAAACAATCCTGAAACATCATGGGTTGATGGATTACTTCTTTGAGATTAACACGAACCCAAGTTTCGTTGATGAAGAAGGGAGGCTTAGGATCACCCCTTACCATGATTTCACCTCCTCTCCTCATTGCTGCAATAACGACTGTCCTCCTAACATGTGCAAG GGTCTGGTGATTGAGAGGATACAAGCTTCTACATTTgcagaagggaagaaaagattCATTTATCTTGGAGATGGAAAGGGTGATTACTGTCCAAGTCTGAAGCTTAATGAAGGAGACAGAGTGATGCCTAGGAAGAACTTCCCACTCTGGGAGATGATTTGCAGTAACCCATTACTCATCAAGGCAGAGATTCATGAATGGAGCTATGGAGAAGAGCTTGAAAGGGTACTATTGCACTTGATCAACATGATCATCATTGAAGAGAGCAGCAAGGGTCAGTTTATTTCTGGGGATTGCAAGTTTGAGACTATTCCAATCTCTACCCATGAATCCTTTCCCAAAGCTCTTCGTGTTCCTCATTAA
- the LOC122087697 gene encoding inorganic pyrophosphatase 1-like, which yields MAGIVLVFDFDKTIIDCDSDNWVVDELGFTQLFNELLPTMPWNSLMDRMMRELHSHGITIEQIEECLKRAPLHPRIITAIKSAHALGCELRILSDANRFFIETILKHYGLMDYFSEINTNPSFVDEEGRLRITPYHDFTSSPHCCNNCPPNMCKGLVIERIQASTFAEGKKRFIYLGDGKGDYCPSLKLNEGDRVMPRKNFPLWEMIRSNPLLIKAEIHEWSYGEELERLLLHLINMIIIEESSKGQFISGDCKFETIPISSHESFPKALPVPH from the exons ATGGCTGGAATTGTGTTGGTTTTCGACTTTGATAAGACGATTATCGACTGCGATAGCGATAATTGGGTGGTCGACGAATTGGGTTTTACCCAGTTGTTCAATGAGCTTTTGCCTACAATGCCTTGGAACTCTCTCATG GATAGGATGATGAGAGAGCTTCACTCTCACGGGATTACAATTGAACAGATCGAGGAGTGTTTGAAAAGGGCTCCATTGCATCCCCGGATCATTACCGCCATTAAATCAGCCCATGCTCTTGG GTGTGAGTTGAGGATTCTGAGCGATGCGAATCGATTCTTTATTGAGACAATCCTGAAACATTATGGGTTGATGGATTACTTCTCTGAGATTAACACGAACCCAAGTTTCGTTGATGAAGAAGGGAGGCTTAGGATCACCCCTTACCATGATTTCACCTCCTCTCCTCATTGCTGCAATAACTGTCCTCCTAACATGTGCAAG GGTCTGGTGATTGAGAGGATACAAGCTTCTACATTTgcagaagggaagaaaagattCATCTATCTGGGAGATGGAAAGGGTGATTACTGTCCAAGTCTGAAGCTTAATGAAGGAGACAGAGTGATGCCTAGGAAGAACTTCCCACTCTGGGAGATGATTCGCAGTAACCCATTACTCATCAAGGCAGAGATTCATGAATGGAGCTATGGAGAAGAGCTTGAAAGGCTACTATTGCACTTGATCAACATGATCATCATTGAAGAGAGCAGCAAGGGTCAGTTTATTTCTGGGGATTGCAAGTTTGAGACTATTCCAATTTCTAGCCATGAATCCTTTCCCAAAGCTCTTCCTGTTCCTCATTAA